In Reichenbachiella agarivorans, one genomic interval encodes:
- a CDS encoding sigma-54-dependent transcriptional regulator produces the protein MEKEQSRILIVDDDPAVLTTARLFLKQRFSYVHTLSDLNTLTKVMTESSFDVVLLDMNYSRGENDGVEGLKLIEQIIRDHPQTEVIPITAYGEIDLAVEALKRGARDFITKPWQNEKLYATIANLLNLKKKQNGVSVLRNVNQPLIGGSLETHMIGACRSFNQMLQMIEKVAPTDANVLILGENGSGKELVARVLHQQSDRCDKPFIKIDLGSLVDSLFESELFGHAKGAFTDAQNEKEGKLQMANGGTLFLDEIGNISLSQQAKLLSVLQDRAVTKVGDNISVPLDIRIISATHADLQEMINQGDFRQDFLYRINTIEIQVPSLRQRVEDVPLLAQYYLNLFKNKYGKKSLKVTAEAIKVLQQYPWPGNIRELSHVIERTVILADHLVIRPADLALMPSHKENRELDLNIEDMEKTLILKALEKNNGNMTHASRDLGIDRQALYRRLEKYGL, from the coding sequence ATGGAAAAAGAACAATCAAGAATACTTATAGTAGATGATGATCCCGCAGTTCTTACGACGGCTAGGCTGTTTTTAAAACAGAGATTTTCCTATGTGCATACACTATCGGATTTAAATACCTTGACCAAGGTGATGACAGAGTCTTCTTTTGATGTGGTTTTGCTGGATATGAATTATTCTAGAGGAGAAAACGATGGTGTAGAAGGATTGAAGCTGATAGAGCAGATCATAAGAGATCATCCTCAGACGGAGGTAATACCGATTACAGCCTACGGAGAGATAGACCTAGCAGTAGAAGCGCTCAAGCGCGGAGCAAGGGATTTTATCACCAAGCCTTGGCAAAATGAAAAGCTGTATGCTACGATTGCCAATCTATTGAATCTAAAGAAGAAACAAAATGGTGTTAGCGTTTTGAGAAACGTCAATCAGCCTCTGATTGGAGGTTCATTGGAAACTCACATGATTGGAGCTTGTCGCAGTTTTAATCAAATGCTGCAAATGATAGAAAAGGTAGCTCCCACGGATGCCAATGTATTGATATTGGGAGAAAATGGTTCAGGAAAGGAATTGGTCGCCAGAGTGCTTCATCAACAATCGGATCGATGTGACAAACCTTTTATCAAAATTGACCTGGGGTCATTGGTGGACAGTTTGTTTGAATCAGAGTTGTTTGGGCATGCCAAGGGGGCATTTACAGACGCCCAAAATGAGAAAGAAGGTAAGCTGCAAATGGCTAATGGCGGCACGTTGTTTTTGGATGAAATTGGGAATATATCACTCTCTCAGCAGGCTAAATTATTATCAGTATTACAGGACAGAGCGGTTACAAAGGTAGGAGACAATATATCAGTACCACTCGATATTCGTATCATTTCGGCAACCCATGCAGATTTGCAGGAGATGATCAATCAGGGAGATTTTAGACAAGATTTTTTGTATCGGATTAATACCATTGAGATACAAGTGCCTTCTCTTCGGCAAAGAGTAGAGGATGTACCTCTCTTAGCTCAGTATTATCTCAATTTGTTCAAAAATAAGTATGGTAAGAAGAGTTTGAAAGTCACTGCAGAAGCGATCAAGGTTTTGCAACAATATCCTTGGCCAGGCAATATTAGAGAGCTGAGTCATGTCATAGAACGTACCGTTATCCTAGCTGATCATCTAGTGATCAGGCCAGCAGATCTCGCACTCATGCCTAGTCATAAGGAAAACAGGGAGTTAGATCTGAATATAGAAGATATGGAAAAGACTTTGATCCTCAAAGCATTGGAAAAGAACAATGGTAATATGACTCATGCCTCTCGTGATCTGGGTATCGATAGGCAGGCATTGTACCGTAGATTGGAAAAGTATGGTCTATAA
- a CDS encoding ABC transporter permease, whose translation MLFEYHGQAPSNPYFKEGKEWNSTSSNTNTYILTSKEFDPKQFDEKLVEFVEKHYSKEETETERFVTQPLSSIHFDEEYGAYSRTIPKEFLYALAAIALFLVLTACINFINLATAQAANRAKEIGVRKAIGAQSSQLIVQFMLEIALITFVSIIASLAIAEIMFILLEDILGYRLILDLLNDLPSIGFLTVLFLVVSFTSGFYPSILLSKMNAILALKSKITTKTNSGGLSLRKGLIVFQFALSQFLIIGTLIVDAQMEFFSKKKLGFETQAVINSGLPDQDDTKRERFREIMLQSPHISGITFAISQPTGNSNSFSNINYAPLDSKNSYHANFKFCDEYYMDFFDLELIAGQKIHKIDSFPTEILINRKLADLMGFKDNYQAVIGEKLVTGVGGDKKVIGVVENFHTQSLEDDIDYTVLIYLPSVFYSFSIKISSLDQIKSGISHFEESWEKVYPEHVLDYEFYDQELKERYETEQSITSLMRIFSLISILIGCLGLYGLISFIAINRTKEIGVRKVLGASVLSILGIFSKEILTLTVIAFVIASPLAFYVMNEWLSGYTYHIDIGYEFFALSFIMTLVIALVTISHRSITTAMLNPAKTLKDE comes from the coding sequence ATGCTATTCGAATATCATGGGCAAGCTCCCTCCAATCCATATTTCAAAGAGGGAAAAGAGTGGAATTCGACCAGTTCTAATACTAACACCTACATATTGACCTCTAAAGAATTTGATCCAAAACAGTTTGACGAGAAATTAGTTGAATTTGTAGAGAAGCATTATTCCAAAGAGGAAACCGAAACAGAAAGATTTGTCACTCAACCCCTGTCCAGCATTCACTTCGACGAAGAGTATGGTGCCTATTCTAGGACTATACCCAAAGAATTCCTTTATGCTCTAGCAGCCATTGCCCTCTTTTTGGTGTTGACAGCTTGTATCAACTTCATCAACCTTGCTACTGCTCAGGCAGCTAACAGAGCCAAAGAAATTGGTGTGAGAAAGGCGATAGGTGCACAATCCAGTCAGCTGATAGTACAATTCATGTTAGAAATTGCCTTGATCACCTTCGTATCTATTATCGCATCATTAGCAATCGCCGAAATCATGTTCATTCTCTTGGAGGATATTTTGGGATATAGATTGATTCTTGATTTGTTGAATGACCTTCCCTCCATTGGATTTCTTACCGTATTGTTTCTAGTAGTCAGCTTTACTTCAGGCTTTTACCCTTCCATACTTTTGTCGAAAATGAATGCCATTTTAGCTCTAAAAAGTAAGATCACTACTAAAACCAATTCTGGTGGACTCTCTCTCAGAAAAGGACTAATTGTATTTCAGTTTGCTTTGTCTCAATTCTTGATTATTGGTACACTCATAGTCGACGCACAGATGGAATTCTTTAGTAAAAAAAAACTAGGATTTGAAACTCAAGCAGTCATCAATTCAGGATTGCCAGATCAGGATGATACAAAGCGTGAAAGATTTAGAGAAATCATGCTACAGTCTCCTCACATTTCAGGTATCACCTTTGCTATTAGCCAACCCACTGGTAATAGCAACTCCTTTTCCAACATTAATTATGCCCCACTTGATTCGAAGAATAGTTATCACGCTAATTTCAAGTTCTGTGACGAGTACTACATGGATTTCTTTGACTTAGAACTAATTGCAGGTCAGAAAATCCATAAGATTGATTCCTTTCCGACTGAAATCCTTATCAATAGAAAACTAGCTGACTTGATGGGTTTTAAAGATAATTATCAAGCAGTAATTGGAGAAAAATTAGTAACTGGTGTAGGCGGTGATAAAAAAGTAATCGGAGTAGTCGAGAACTTTCATACCCAGTCTCTAGAAGATGACATAGATTATACGGTTCTAATTTATCTTCCTAGTGTATTCTATAGCTTCTCCATCAAAATTTCATCGCTCGATCAAATCAAAAGCGGTATTTCACATTTTGAAGAATCATGGGAAAAAGTATATCCTGAGCATGTATTGGATTATGAATTCTATGACCAAGAATTAAAAGAGCGTTACGAAACTGAACAAAGTATCACCTCACTCATGAGAATCTTTTCACTGATATCCATCCTCATCGGTTGTCTAGGTTTGTATGGGCTCATCTCATTCATTGCCATCAATAGAACTAAAGAGATCGGGGTGAGAAAAGTATTGGGCGCTTCTGTATTGAGCATTTTAGGAATTTTCTCAAAAGAAATCCTGACTCTAACAGTTATTGCCTTTGTAATCGCTTCCCCATTGGCTTTCTATGTTATGAATGAATGGCTAAGCGGATACACCTACCACATCGATATTGGGTATGAATTTTTCGCACTTTCTTTCATCATGACACTCGTGATAGCCTTAGTGACCATTAGCCATAGATCTATCACCACAGCCATGTTGAATCCTGCGAAAACACTAAAAGATGAATAA
- a CDS encoding DUF1572 domain-containing protein — protein sequence MKNQYLNSVKRQFEYYKSVGEKTFDQLDQQNLLWQYDEGSNSIAITVNHLWGNMKSRWTDFLVSDGEKEWRNRDSEFESVIKTKEELIEKWNEGWKCLFDALDTINQDNFETKVYIRNQEHSVLDAINRQLAHYSYHIGQIVYIGKMIKGDEWKSLSIPKGKSTVFNEEKFSRGKHKGHFSDDLKK from the coding sequence ATGAAAAACCAATATCTAAATAGCGTCAAAAGGCAGTTTGAATATTATAAATCTGTCGGAGAAAAAACCTTTGACCAACTTGATCAACAAAACCTTCTGTGGCAATATGACGAAGGGTCGAATTCTATCGCCATAACCGTAAACCATCTTTGGGGAAATATGAAATCTCGTTGGACAGATTTTTTGGTGTCTGACGGAGAAAAGGAATGGAGAAACAGGGATTCAGAATTTGAATCGGTGATAAAAACCAAAGAAGAATTGATTGAAAAATGGAATGAGGGGTGGAAATGTTTGTTCGATGCATTAGATACTATAAATCAAGACAACTTTGAAACAAAAGTGTATATCCGAAACCAGGAGCATTCTGTTTTGGATGCGATAAATAGACAGTTAGCCCATTATTCTTATCATATTGGACAAATTGTTTATATAGGCAAAATGATTAAGGGAGATGAATGGAAAAGTTTGAGTATTCCAAAAGGAAAATCAACCGTATTTAATGAAGAGAAATTTTCAAGAGGAAAGCATAAAGGGCATTTTTCAGACGATTTAAAAAAATAA
- a CDS encoding acyl-CoA dehydrogenase family protein: protein MEAQATKRSIKGGEFLIRETSAEEIFIPAEFTEEQKMMAQATKDFIDKEIQPVRDKIEKQEGTIVPDLMTKAGELGLLGVSIPEEYGGLGMNFNTSMLIADVIGETGSFSTTYGAHTGIGTLPILYYGTEEQKKKYLPLISSGEWKSCYCLTEPDAGSDANSGKTKATLSSDGKHYLINGQKMWISNAGFADLFIVFAKIDDDKKLTAFIVEKTFGGITMNDEEVKLGIKGSSTRQVFFNDCKVPVENMLSDRENGFKIAVNILNIGRIKLGAGVLGGCKEVVNYAVTYANERKQFNTAIANFGAIKHKLAEMAIQTWITESASYRAGQNIDDCIADLIADGMEDGQAKLKSFEQFSIECAIIKIIGSEALDYVVDQGVQIYGGMGFSEDAPMARAYRDARITRIYEGTNEINRMLMVGMILKRAMKGELNIMEPAMAVAKELTSVPSFDMPDLSKPFAEEKEVLKRLKKAVLMVAGKAAQTFGPAFETEQEIMMNIADMMIQIYAAESAVLRAEKLVSIGGADAHKLPTNVAKVYLYEAAEKINKAGKDAIASFTKGDEQKVMMMGLKRFTKSNPVNVKELRREIADHLISKNKYAL, encoded by the coding sequence ATGGAAGCCCAAGCAACTAAGAGATCAATCAAAGGAGGAGAATTTTTAATCAGAGAGACCTCAGCAGAAGAAATCTTCATCCCAGCCGAATTTACTGAAGAGCAAAAAATGATGGCACAAGCCACCAAAGACTTCATTGACAAAGAGATTCAACCCGTCAGAGACAAAATCGAAAAACAAGAAGGTACAATCGTTCCTGATCTGATGACCAAAGCAGGTGAGCTAGGATTGCTCGGGGTATCCATCCCAGAAGAATACGGTGGATTGGGAATGAACTTCAATACCTCTATGCTCATCGCAGATGTCATTGGTGAGACGGGTTCGTTCTCTACTACCTATGGCGCACATACGGGTATCGGCACCCTACCTATACTCTACTATGGTACTGAGGAACAAAAGAAAAAATACCTCCCTCTCATCTCATCAGGCGAATGGAAATCATGCTACTGTCTCACTGAGCCAGACGCTGGATCGGATGCCAACTCTGGCAAAACCAAGGCAACGCTCTCCTCGGATGGCAAACACTATTTGATCAATGGTCAGAAAATGTGGATATCCAATGCTGGATTTGCGGATCTATTCATCGTATTTGCGAAGATCGATGATGACAAAAAACTAACTGCTTTCATAGTAGAAAAAACATTTGGTGGGATCACGATGAACGACGAAGAAGTGAAGTTGGGTATCAAGGGGTCATCGACCCGCCAAGTTTTCTTCAACGACTGCAAAGTACCAGTTGAGAATATGCTCTCCGATAGAGAAAATGGTTTCAAAATCGCCGTAAACATCCTCAACATCGGACGTATCAAACTGGGTGCTGGCGTATTGGGTGGATGCAAGGAAGTCGTCAACTATGCCGTCACCTATGCCAACGAAAGAAAGCAGTTCAACACTGCCATCGCCAATTTTGGAGCGATCAAGCACAAACTGGCTGAGATGGCGATCCAAACATGGATCACCGAATCAGCATCCTACCGTGCTGGTCAAAACATCGATGATTGTATCGCAGATCTCATCGCTGACGGCATGGAAGATGGTCAAGCCAAGTTGAAAAGCTTTGAGCAGTTCTCTATCGAGTGCGCCATCATCAAGATCATTGGTTCTGAGGCATTGGATTATGTAGTCGATCAAGGAGTCCAAATCTATGGAGGCATGGGATTCTCCGAAGATGCACCCATGGCGAGAGCCTACCGTGATGCCCGAATCACCAGAATCTACGAAGGCACCAACGAAATCAACCGCATGCTGATGGTAGGTATGATTCTCAAACGCGCCATGAAAGGTGAACTCAACATCATGGAACCAGCGATGGCAGTAGCCAAAGAATTGACTTCTGTGCCTTCATTTGACATGCCAGACTTGTCCAAGCCTTTCGCAGAAGAGAAAGAAGTACTGAAGAGACTCAAAAAAGCAGTCTTGATGGTAGCTGGCAAAGCAGCACAGACTTTTGGACCAGCATTCGAGACTGAGCAAGAGATCATGATGAACATCGCCGACATGATGATTCAAATCTATGCTGCAGAGTCCGCAGTATTGAGGGCAGAAAAACTAGTAAGTATCGGTGGTGCCGATGCACACAAACTGCCTACCAATGTAGCCAAAGTGTACTTGTATGAAGCTGCAGAAAAAATAAACAAAGCCGGAAAGGATGCCATCGCTTCGTTTACCAAAGGTGACGAACAAAAAGTCATGATGATGGGACTGAAAAGATTTACCAAATCCAATCCAGTCAATGTAAAAGAACTCCGTCGTGAGATTGCGGATCACTTGATTAGCAAAAACAAATACGCTCTTTGA
- a CDS encoding ABC transporter permease, with protein sequence MLRNYLITAIRNLTKNRTYALINIIGLALGIGCSLVIFKVIQFENSYDKHQERYENIYRISNESIYPDRVDKGMGTPHPVGPALIEDYPDIEQVTRTYYQEEAQINIKKPNGDIQKFLLDEGIVFTENSFFKIFTTEWLAGNKETALSEPNTVVLSLSAAKKLFGLENGHEVEAMGKIVDLRGDFQSHRNHS encoded by the coding sequence ATGCTAAGAAACTATCTCATCACAGCCATTCGAAACCTAACTAAGAACCGCACTTATGCTTTGATCAATATCATTGGCCTAGCACTGGGGATAGGATGTTCATTGGTTATTTTCAAAGTGATTCAATTTGAAAACAGCTATGACAAACACCAAGAGAGATATGAAAACATCTATCGCATCTCCAATGAGTCCATCTACCCAGATAGAGTCGACAAAGGAATGGGCACCCCTCACCCTGTAGGTCCAGCTCTCATCGAAGATTATCCAGACATCGAGCAAGTAACTCGAACCTACTATCAGGAAGAAGCACAGATCAACATCAAAAAACCAAATGGAGACATTCAAAAATTTCTGCTCGATGAAGGAATCGTGTTTACAGAAAATAGTTTCTTTAAAATATTTACTACAGAATGGCTTGCTGGCAACAAGGAAACAGCACTCTCCGAACCTAATACTGTCGTATTGTCACTTTCTGCTGCTAAGAAATTATTTGGATTAGAAAATGGACATGAAGTAGAAGCCATGGGCAAAATCGTGGACTTAAGAGGAGATTTTCAAAGTCATAGGAATCATAGCTGA